In Amphiprion ocellaris isolate individual 3 ecotype Okinawa chromosome 5, ASM2253959v1, whole genome shotgun sequence, the genomic stretch taaaaatgtaatatttcatcaacattactttattctacatgtctcatttaataAATCCACAGGATGTtgttacacagagcagacagaagacaagtactgaaagaaattacaaatttaAGTAGTGAAAAGTagtgaaatatctatagtatgcagAGACACCTTTTATCCCATATTTGagaacacctgtgggcacttagaaaaatccatccatccttcatcTATACATgattttatcctctgtagggtggtAGGGGGCTGGGGCCTTTCCCAGCTCACTCAATAAAGTTAgatatgaaatgaaataagaaaacatttcCTTCCCTCTCTATAGCTGCAGTGAATCTACActtccagtcaaaagtttggacacaccttctcattcagtggtttttatttcatcagtTTCTACACTAAAgacatcaaaattctaaaagaatacacatggaaataagctgtaaacaaaaaaagtgttaatcttcagtattaatctataatgtggaaaaaacacaaatttaaaaaaaagccttgaATGAGAAGAGAAAGTCATCTGTCTCAATTTGAAAAGTCTTCTTTCTTAAAAACCAACATGGctcagttcatttttttcttaaaatagaACTTATTATTTCTCTGGTATGATTTCAGCATCTGATGGTTTGCTATTGCTGTGTTTCGCAGAGAGAAATTAACATCTCATCTGTTCACGATTTAAATTGATGTctctgtagtaaataaaatacaatagtgTCCAGGTTCTAACATCTGTCATTTAAGGAATGTATACAAATAAGACATGTCTTTCTGTCTCATCTAAAAATCAGGCTTTTACAGAGAAATCTGTAGCTTTGTGTGGTACATCTCACCTTTTGGGaagtttcttttcctttctttattcTCATAAACATGCTCAGATTTTCAAATAAGTTGTCCTAAAAGCTAAAACAGTGCTGCTTTATGATACCTAAaaactactacaataaattttagaatataaaaatccaaaactgTCATTAACCCCTCAAAACAAGTCTAAAATAATGCTTAAATATCAGATTTCTAGTAAACAGAATGTGATGTACCAACCTTTTAACTGGTAGTGTTTGTCTTAAAGAGCACTTCTGAAAATCATGACTCACAACTGTGTGAGTAGATCCTGTAAAATAGGAGCTTTCTTCACCTTTTTATCCACCCGCTGTATTGATGACCACTTAATATCATATTCCAATGAAGGATTGATTTTCAGTGTAAATGTTGCTGTTCAGACTGTTTTCTCCATCTTCTTTAGCAGTCCTCTAACTGACACCACCCATCATCTGGCTCCATGCATCATTATTCCATCTGAGTCTACATGTGTCGCTcacctctttcttcctctgtcttCCTCCAGGCCTTTTATGAAGACCCCCGCTACATCCTGTTCATCCACATGGTGATCAATGATGCCATCCAGCTGACGGTCACCATCACGCTCTTTGTGCTCAGCTACATCTTCTATAAGATTAACGTctccttctgctgcttcttcatcTTGGTGGCGGTTTTCACCACCAGAAACACGCCGGTCAACTTAGCCAGTATGGCCATAGAGCGCTACATTGCCATCTGCAAGCCTCTACGACACAACCAGATCTGCACAGTGAGGAGGACTCACATGGTCATTGGGCTGATTTGGTTCATCAGTGTGGCTCCAGATATTACGGATCTCTTTGTGACACTGGCCACTGAGTCCTTGAGCTTCTTTCATGAGTCGGTGTTCTGCTTGCGGCCCAACGTGTTCAAAGATCCAATCTTGGCGTACAAAAGACAAGTTTTTGACATCCTCTACTTCTCCTCTGTGTttctggtcctggtcttcacCTACTTGAAGATCCTGTTTGCAGCCAGGGCCCTCTCTACGGAGAAGATGTCAGCCCAGAAGGCGAGGAACACCATCCTCCTCCACGGGGCCCAGCTGGCCATGTGCATGCTCTCCTACATCTCCCCCAGCGTGGAGATCATGCTGCATTTCATCTTTCCTGGCCGAATCCTTCAAATCAGATATGCAAACTATTTGATTGTCTACATCCTGCCCAGGTTTCTGAGTCCAATCATCTACGGTGTGAGAGACAAGAAGTTCAGGAGGCATCTCCAGATGCACCTTTTGAGCTACAGATGCAGGAACATCGTGAAGAAAGTGGCCAGCACCAATGACTTGTAACAGCAAGAGCATTTAAATAGGTCTTCAGACTTTAATGAAAAAGATCTTTTAATATTTAGAGCTTATTTtgcaaagacaataaaaatatttatctaaaatataacaaagtGTATAAAAACGACAGCTTGGCAACTGcaagaaaaacattatttgggtattttctatgtattttttctaagataaatgtctgtaaaattaaatttgagTTGAAAGGGCAAAAACCCCCAAACATTTCCTGACAGAGAAACCAGAGAAAAGAGTCGAACAGACAAGAGAAACTAAACTTTGCTCCACAAACTCAGTCCACAGTGAAAGAATATGTGGTAGATAACACACCAGCTGATCTCTGAGGAGAGCTGCTTGAAGCTGCAGAACCTTCATCCCagaagaggcagaaaaacaccACCCTGTGGCACAACACACTGCAGCTACAGGATTATTCACTGATAAGTTCACTCACATCTACCAAAATATATAATATCTGGCCTAGAAACAGTCTGGGATTCACGTTACCATACAAAAAACATACCAGAATAATGTGCATGTAAATGTAAGTAACTGTGGGTCATCAGCTTCAGCTGTTACGTTTgtctcagtttattttttttttcagtttattttctgactctgcacagtggttcagtggttagcactgttgccttgcagttagaagatcctTGGTTTGCATCCCagtcttcctgggatcttcctgcatggagtctccatgttctcctgtacatgtgtgggttttctccaggttctccagcttcctcccacagtccacaaacatgctgagattaattggtgactctaaatcaTCTGTAATTCTCTTTCCCACTGACCATGTGTCTTACAGGTACTCAGATAACTATGAGGCTGGTCCCAGACTTGGTCGTATTTATAATGTGATGTTTCTACATTTCCTGCAAATACCTGACAAATGTCAAATACTGGTATCCTGGTTCATGGTTActgcaaacaaaagaaaaagtaaaaaatgactgtaaaaaaagacaaaaaatcctGAATAATCATCAGTAAATCATGTTTATGTTGTTGCTTTTCATTGTTAAATGAAAGTATTTGCATGTGTAAGAACCATATGAGGGCTAGAAAAGTCCTTGAATAATCCTAGTGGATATTATACACCAGTGACAACAGGTTTCCTCTAACATTTCTGCTGTGTTAGTCATCTCCCAAATCTATGTAAAACCTCAGAACCaatgcttctttttctgttaattataagaaattgtgtgtaattttcgAAATATAATTAGATCATTATACTTGAGTTTAACAGTCTcgtttaataaataaaaaggaaatgtaATTATTCAGTTACTGAtcagaaatgttattttacattaaacatgTAACTTTagtgtgtttaatttaaaaacacagataaagtCCATCAAAtttcagatctttttttttaacagtgtactATTTTAAAATGGTTAAACTGATTGCAGGACTGTGGCTTCTGGCATGTTCTACTGTATGTGTTGGGAACATCCACTCCATGCTGTAGGGTTGTAGGATGCACCATCATGGCCATAAAGAATCACAGTTTTAGGGACagaatgttttttattgtacatatcacatttaaatgaacagatCACATCTTTCACTTCCATTCTTTGCTACAGTCCTTCTAAGGTCGAAATCTTTGCACCAAAATCAGACTTGAAATCATCTTTAGCTTGATTAAGTGCATCTCTGTGAGGAAAATATacacaccactgttcaaaagtttgggttcatccagataattccatgttttccatgaaactctgacttttctccatgtactaacataactgcacaagggttttctaatcatcctttcaacaccattagctaacacaatgtagcattagaacacaggagtgatggttgctggaaatgttcctctgtactcctatggagatattccattaaaaatcagctgtttccagctacaatagtcatttaccacattaacaatgtttacactggatttatcagtcatttaatgttatcttcatggataaaaactgcttttctttcaacaacaaggacatttctaaatgaactcaaagttttgaacagtagtgtataaaaTTGGACCCAAAACGTCTCACCTGCTGAATACCTGCTTATTAGCAGACATTCACATTTACTGATTATCCATAAACACATCACATGCAGGTCATGGTAGATGCTAGCTAGTCActgagaagcctctagtctccacagTTCAGACAGATGTGGCCAAAAATGAGATtgaaagagtgaaataaggcattctaatgtcagatttacccagAGTTGAAACCAAAAGATTTTATCTACATGgactgttttctgtcactttaagcATCAGTATGACAGGCAGTCATGTATATTTAATTGGTCAAACATTAAACTCCATCAGATTCTGACTTAATTGACATGGGATCAATACATTTCTCATGCTCATTACCAGCAAGCTCAACCTGTGACATCATGACCCTGAGCCCATCGCCACGACAACCTAATGAACACACAGACACCAGAACATCCCAACCATCCTCATATATGAGGCATCAGGCTGCAGGAGGCTGCTGTCAGTCAGTGGAACAGCAGGTGAGAGGTTCAGTCTTCATCATGTGTGAACGTCAACAAGTTACTATTCTATGTTTTCACAGCTTATGTTGATATTATTATCAAAAGTCTTTCTccctgtttgtttaaaaaaggtTTAAAGCTTTAAGGTTTGCTTTTGTAAACCCTTAAAAAACTGTAATGATAGTTGATGTCTGAGTGTGGAATCTGTATGCTTTAACTGAAATGAGACGATTATTTTATGTCTAACACATTCTCACTACAGATTACTGCTCAGTGAATTTAGTGTGTATATAATACAGTTTGTACAGATGTATGTTGTAAAATGATTGTGTTTAATTATTACAACTATTACAGAAGCCATTGTGTCCTGCAGCACTAGTTATTAGTTGGGTAAAGGTGTTCAGatttataataaataagaataacaaTCAATTGAACGAACATCATGTTACTTTCACTAAATAAAAGCATGCTGTGCTCTGCAAAGCTGCAATTAAATGCAAGAAatctggttttgtttgtgtgtgaaatacagcaaaacagaaatgtcttctgatCTTCCTGCAGATGTTAAAGCAACACTGAACCATGAAGTAACTCCTGAGCAAGAGAGAGCAGAACATCTGTGGTCCCAGGTATGTAcagataataaatataataatatgtaaacTGTGTTTAAGATAGACTGGCATTTTAGAATCACAGCAGATGGTTTTGTTTAACTTAGGGCAGATTAGTTTCTatagactgtaaataaaaactagatttactgcacatacatacactaccgtccttat encodes the following:
- the LOC111568418 gene encoding odorant receptor 131-2-like is translated as MSSSLGPRGNMTVPYQLVRDTFTMAFVKNLIVVLVWLILSYINGTLVATFFKHQAFYEDPRYILFIHMVINDAIQLTVTITLFVLSYIFYKINVSFCCFFILVAVFTTRNTPVNLASMAIERYIAICKPLRHNQICTVRRTHMVIGLIWFISVAPDITDLFVTLATESLSFFHESVFCLRPNVFKDPILAYKRQVFDILYFSSVFLVLVFTYLKILFAARALSTEKMSAQKARNTILLHGAQLAMCMLSYISPSVEIMLHFIFPGRILQIRYANYLIVYILPRFLSPIIYGVRDKKFRRHLQMHLLSYRCRNIVKKVASTNDL